The genome window GTATTGGCCTCACTGACACCATTTTTAACTGAGAAAGCTAACTAAACCAAACTGTAAGGTTCTAGCCTAGGCTATTCGTATAGCTCTTGAGAACCTGGGGAGATTAGTTCTCTACCTGTAACATTAGGGAACTAGAGTTCACATTGTCTAGGTGCTTCCACTGTAATACTCTATAGAAATATCTTCTACAAACAGTTCTTCACTCGTAACACCAACCACATCACACCTAGTTCCAAAATATGTGACCAAATAATAGAGAATAGATGGTAAAATATAAccaatctcttttttaaaaaaaatcacttaaaaattaaaaaattcaaagcagaAAGATAAAGCATTAGCATCATCTTATATACAAAATACATCGGTGGTAGCTACAGAAGGGCAATGATGGTCCTTCCTGCAAAAAATTAGCACTATTTCACATACCCtagtaaattacattttatagatTATTTACTATTAGCAGTATTTATGcccattatttttctctgttcactCTTCAACACCTATTTATTCACCTATCTTTATTCTACTGTACTAGCACTACTGAGAACCTCATTAAACTTGTAATCACTAAGTCCATGGATCTTTTCTTACCTTCCTTAACGTCTTTGctataatttatactttttattatgcccttggcttctttctttccttccaaatGTTCCTTTTGCAAAATTTTCTTTCCCTTGGCAGTCCTGCAGAGTTGGGTCCTTGGAGCAGTGTTCTTTTTGTTCAGATTTTCCCTCTGAGGCATCTCATTCATTCCCAAGGCTTTAGTTCTGATCTCTATGTAGCTGACTCTCCAGTTTAAATTCACCCCAGCCTTTTTTCCAAGGCCTTGTCCATCATCTACCAACTGAATAGTTTCAATTATGTGTTCTTCACTGCCTCAGGTTTGGTGTGtttaaagtgaaataattttcctttgaaacttgttcctctttatttctttatttgcgTTTATAGTCCTGTGCTTAAAATCTTAGGAATCTTTGACTTCTTGaatatattcttttcctttcccaaagCCCCTACCTTAGGCAAAGTTCTTGACCCCTCCTTGtgattttgcattattttttcagttattttttcagTTTCAACCACCTTAAACACCAGTCACATATCTTATTACAACATGGTTCTCGTTGTCTCTCTCACTTGCTTAGTAAAGTCATCTGCTCTTATGTCTTTACCCACAGCCTGTTACCTTATAGTGTGAATTTACTCCCTCATCCCACTTGCATTTTTCTCTTGCTTAAACCGGTGAACAAATAACATGGCATTCAAGGCCCTACTGAAATAACATCTTACAGCCTGAGGCACTTACTAAGTACACCATTTATTTGCAGTTTGCAGAAGCCATCTTGTATCAGTATCACTTCATGGGGCCTGCCTTATAGGATAGCCTATTAGCACTTTAGGAGCAGAATGAAAcctacttgtttttgttttaatcaccCAAGCATCTAAAATGGTGCCTTTTATACAGtaaatttcttttatcttaaGACTAGAAATTTAGAAAACTGTCAGTAGTGTATCACTTCAGGGAGATCACTTTACCTTCATTATCCTTATTTCCTCACTTGTGTATCACAAGACTTTTTAAGCAGGTCTTTTGACTGACTCTATTAGAACTATATCAAGATCAGTTCTTTTAATTTAGAGAGGGACCCTATTATacatttttagaacaaaaatcatctttttttaaattttacaaaacatttgGTACacagattttaagttttttaaatattacaggAAAAATATCTGCTGTAATACTGATCCTAAAAGTTATATTTTACCCATAATCCAGTAGGATATTTTCTTCAGCAATGGAGTAAATATAGTTTGTCTACTGTATTATCCTgctagtggggggggggggggggtaagaaCCATCTTATAAAAGACGCTCATAATGTTAAAATTGTTAATATGCTTACACTTATGTATAATAAAATCAAGCTCTCTGGATAATTTAGgcttttcttaaatatattgctACTTAACCCTAAATTCCTGTTTCCTTACTATAGTTGATTCTATTCCTAGGCAATAGAATGTTatagggaaaataaaaaggagcccTTGTGAAAGAGTAGGTAATTTAGATagcatttcattttcctttgagaatacattttaaatcaaGGAGAGACGTTCTGCCCATCGTTAACCCCGCATCTTTCCCACTTGCCCTCCCACAAGTCCCATACCTTTTGATAGAGCTTTCTCTTGCACAGTGCAAGCTGAGAAGCCTAGGTGTACCCAGCAGGCGGCTAACTCAAGTCACGTGGCACTGGGCCCCGCCCCTGGAGCCTGGCTGGCTGCAGCTCCACCCCCAGAGCCCTGAGGTCTGAGTGCTTGCTGCCTGCAGTTCGCAGAAGCGGCCAGCCCCACCACTAGCAGGAGGCATGGGCGCATGGCTGCCAGCGGAGGCTGAGCACTCTGAAGAAAAGCCTGTGCTCCCCCAAGGTGCTTCTTTACGGGGCTGACTTGCATGTGGATTAATTCAAGAGATTTGAAGGGATACTCGGTAAAGCATGGTGGCGCATGATGATATTGGAGGTCTCTTACCTATAAAAAGGACTATCCGAGTCCTAGATGTTAATAACCAGTCCTTCAGAGAACAAGAGGTAAGAATTTAAGAGAACTGGCCAGAGGAATGTTTTCTAACTCCACAGAACATTTGGGAATTTTTAACAATTTATGaactatgattttaaatttttggtcTTATTAAATCTTAAAATGTATGACTTTGATATGCAAGTTTGAATTACATTTAGGAGCTGTGGTCTAAATTGAAATAATAGGCTTATATATAACTGCTTGGGTATACACAAGACTTTAAATATATGTACTTCTCTGGTTTCATTTGTCACATTTCTTTCTGATGATTAATGTGGTTgcgttttggggtttttttgtttttttaacttgaatttatATTACCAAGTCTTAGGAACTCCTTTAGTGgagtaagaaaaataagaatctcTTCCTCACAAATTAATGCTAGTGAACAAAATGCCAGTGAAATGTTGTCTGAACTGATGCgggtgtttgtttttctttccacctCTAATAAGCGCATTGTGTGCCACTtttttctcagaaagaaaaaaatgtgttaaaatatttaagcCACAGTAACATTATCTGAGTTCTTTATCCTTGCTTAAATATTTCTCCTTGCTTTAATTTTCAGATGTCATTTTGGCTTTTTAAAGTCTTTATGAACATTTAACAAAgttattttttgacattttatataatcTTGGTATTTAACACTATATGGTATTCTGTATGTATTATGTACTGGGAAGTACTTGTACTATGTACTGCAAAGTATGAACTGTTGGTATATACCACATTGTTACTTATGTAATAGAAATGTATGTAATAGAAATATTCCTGTATTCAGCTAACTGTATAGCTCTGGATTGTGGTAATGGGTCTGCAGatgtatacatatgtcaaaacataCATTTTTACATATGTGCAGTTTATTGTATACCTCTGTGAAGCCATTTTTCATACATATCTACACAACTTTTGGCAGTTAAAATAGCTACCATCTTTAAGAGAGAGGTATGCATTTATTTGGTGTGGATTGCCTtggatatttatttgtttggttttggttttggtttgtatGCTTCaatgttctttaaatatataattgttttctttgagtAAAACAACTCAAACATACATGGTCATCAATGTTAATTCTAAAACTGATCATCTTTTGGCCCATCAAGAACTAGGCTTTTTTATTTAGTATTGGATATGAGCCATGTTTCTGGCATACCtttatttgaagattaaaaaCACCAGGAATGTGTTGTTTTAGAACAGCTTAATAATTTGAGTATTTCTGTTTCCAAgtctaaaggggaaaaaaacccatgtgatcataacttatttttatgttttttgaaaataagtttatttttactcTTCTGATTTTAAAGTTCTCCTTAGGTAGGAAAGAACCGTGAATCTAGTAACCCAGGACGAATAAACCCAGACACAAACTGACTTTTTTGTCTTGATTCAATTGACCATAGAAAAGTCAATGTCCTAAAATATACTCTCTAAGTGGCATGGTTAGAAAAACCCTTCTTGGCAAAAAAGCTAAATTCAGACTTTAAATGTATGTACTTCTGTGGTGTTGcatttatctgtaaaatatatcCTGATaaaaagctaaatttaaaaaaaaaaactaaattaatcttaacaattttctgtttatagacatccagaaaatattttagggCACAAAAAGCTGACTATAAGTGAATTATGAAAAGTAAGTATAAGCCCAGTGTAAAGGCAGATTTCCTGTGATAATACATGGGACTGTCTATCTAAACTGGATAGTCTGattaaaaattaaccaaaataaacaacataaactTATTGTGAGAGCactgggtttttttccccttccaagTGAACTTTATCCTTGGTAAAAAATTGTCTACAGTAGAAAGTCTTTGAGCAGGGAAACCTTATTGGTATTCTTTGTTTATACCCATGATTTTCAGATTATCTTTTGAGGAAGGAGAGTTATTGAAATGTCTTTTGAGGAGAGTTATTGTTTCAATATCCTCATCTGTTCTAAGCTTCTTGTATTCACCATAACATGCCTCCAGCACTTTGAAATAAATACACCGCCACCACCAAAATTATCTGAGCCTTCTTTTGGTGGTGGGAAGTTATGCATATtcctattcagtttttttttcattgcctcCAAATACCTTATCTATTTCCTATAAGTATTAAGAAGTGAATATAGGTGTAATACCAGTTCTCTAAAAACCTTGTCTTAGAAATATGTTTTGTGACAGTGACACATATTTgggtttttaataataaaattcagaTCATTGAAATGGTTCAGAGGAACtgtaaagaaaaactttttttttttttttttcaattagaacTACTACTTAAGTTTCTAAGTCACATGGGCCAAATCCTAACCCGTGTTCCAAAAGGGACAGGTTTTTTTGTCCCTGCTTTTTAGGTAACCCATTGAATGCCTAATCAATAttacttttccaaaaaaaatttctgcatttttttttcaaatagcatATGAATTCTGAAATTGGCAGTAGGCCATTTTCAGTATTGCACTGTTAAATTTCATAATCAcacttttaaagttattttattccttaaaatttaacttttttgaaATACATGTATGCTAAAAGGCCTGTGTTGTATCTGACAAACTTTCTTCCTATATGTTCTTTGACTAAAGCAGGAAGGTTTTTATTGGATCCCAAAAAACATGTACAAAAAGTGCAGAGAtgtccttctcctctcccttcccccactcaTATTTTATGACTTAGCATCATCCTTTCTTGGCAAGCACTTTAGGCTTGATAAACTCTGAAGAGTAACATGTCCTTTGTGGAGAAATGAGATTATAGTTGTTTTTAAAGAACCATGCAACTTAACCACCAAATATTGCTTGGCATGATATCCCACCACCCTAAGGAGACTGAATAAACAAAGTCCATGTTAGTGTCGAAACAtgctttgatatatttatatctaaatctaaattctgtagttttttttaacattaccTAATTTTTAATTGCCAGGAAATTAATAGTTGTACGATAACTAAttctataaagataaaaaattttaacatgaatttgatttcatgtaataaaataatatcaaaaattctTTCTCCCCAAGCTAAACTAGCTTCTCCTTTCAAATTCACCAGGAAGAACACCTTTGCAAAAACTTTTAAATTGGACTTACATGTTTTATGATTTACTGGGAAGTCAAATGTGTTACACTTTAAACAAGGAAGAGCAGCTAACTTCTGTTTCCAAAAAGCAGAACAGAACTTTCTGACAACTGCTTTGTTTCTAGTTAATGTTGGCATGTCTTACTTTGTGAGGTAATCCTATCTTCATTCAAATAGAAGACTCTTTGTACTGTCTTTACTAAATGGAAAGGAATGCCTTGCACTGGcctgtgcacacgtgtgtgtcaCTCAGTCTGCACAGATGTGTATGGTAAAAACATTCACATGTCTTCCGCTGCATAGCCTGTGCCATCTTACTGCATATCTTGAAGGTTTCTTTTTCAGTTCATGTAACATTTACATACCAGCTGTTTCATAATCAGAATCTTACTTTGCAGTGTATTATTTGGAAATTGGGGAGTGGTCTAACATCTCTGACTTGCTCACTTGCTTGCTCTCTCCCAAAGTCAAGGTTCTGAATTCTCTTTAATTATCTACAGAGTCTCTTCAACAGTTTACATTCCTTTctgattaatatatattatatatgtattatacattTAGGATCTTCCATAAGTATAACTGCTGCTTTGGATATTTCAATCATTAAGTTCCtttacagtttttaattttttttatttggtttcctcatccctttttatgaGACTTTAGTTATGtcaaagaatttttagaaaaaaaaaatgttctacaatTTTTAAGtgacaatttgtatttttaaacagtgatcttaataatttttaatgatatatCTTTCTGAATTCTCATCAAAATCATGTTGTCGAGagcaccaaatacaaaaaaattatatcccatcaaCATTATAAAAAATAGACATGCCTGTTTTGTGACGTACCATTTTTATCTGAATAACTATGTGAGTCACCTAATGATATGCCTCCATTTTGCTAGCAGTAGACTCAGAATAATAACTATTTCTTctgaatttgtattttcctttaagtTAATAAATTAATCATGTGAGAGAGGACTTAATTTTTTATAAACCCTTATGTTTAAGTAGTAAGTGGAAATACCTCAAGAATGTTAGCAGTAACTAAAATTTGGTGTGTACCAAGCACTGTTTTGATCCCTGTTTATTCATTTAGTCTTCATAACAACAACATTTTAGAAGTTATAATTATTAGcccagttttacagatgagagaacTAAGGCCCAGGGAATGCCTGAGCAAGTACCAGAGCCATAATTTGAGCCAAACATTCTGACTCCTAGAGTCTGGGAGCCTTTGTAATCAGCCCCCTGTCAtggcttaaatatttttttgattcACTCCAATACCAGacttgtttatataaaatattttttaattaaagtcattaagaatggaattatataatgtccaggatttgctttaaaatattcagataGGGGCAGAAATGAGACAAATAGTTATACCAGAAATTGTTGAAGTTGAATGACTCATTATGCTTTTCTCCACTTCtgtgtgtgtttgaaattttttataaggcctttttaagttattttcctcattaaactaaaaagttttataggatttttctttgttttaatcttAGTTTTTCTTCTGAGTGTAAATTTGTTACATTGTTAAACTAATATTCAGATATTTGACTGGCCTTTCttacaatattcattttttagcaAGTTATTCAGTAGTAGTCTGTTTTAATGGTAAAGAACAAGAttcattttttgagttctgtgtTTCTCCATCTTAAAACGTACAAATATTGTTCTGTGAGAGGGCTTAACTTTGTCCAGGCTTGTATGAAATCATTGCACCTAAACACACATTTAGTGTagtctggttttgtttttacagGAGCCAAGCAATAAAAGAGTTCGACCTCTTGCTCGGGTCACGTCCTTGGCAAACTTAATCTCTCCTGTAAGAAATGGAGCAGTCAGACGTTTTGGTCAAACAATACAggtaaaaaattaatatataaatagatacGGGGAAGGGTAAAGGATACAGCAGGAGACGTTCTATAGGagcctaaaatttttatttttctttgagctATACAAACATGTTTGCACTGTTCAAACATATGAGTTTTCTTTTTGGAATCTGCTGGTAAGTAATAGTATTAGCAGAACAGTGTTTATATAACCTGTATTGAACTAAGATGCATCAAAAGATAGTCTTAATTTTTATTCCCAAAAAGTAATTTGAGCTGAcaagtatttatataaattatagattGAAACTTTGGCAAATGATTGATTTATGCATTGAGGAAACTcagaactttttcttctttcttcacttaAAGAACGATAAGTAGCCTccaaatctattttttcttttatttgcctCTTTCAGTCATTTACCCTTCGTGGTGACCACAGATCCCCAGCCTCTGCCCAGAAGTCATCTAGCAGATCAACAGTCCCAACGCCAGCCAAGAGAAGAAGCAGTGTGCTATGGTCAGAGATGTTAGACATCAGCATGAAGGAGTCTTTGACAACCAGAGAAATCAAACGTCAGGAGGTATGCTGGCTTTCAGCACCAAGAGCAACTTTATTGGCTTATACTAAGAAAAAAGacatgctttttaaatgttttgccaGAAGAATAGCATAGTAATGAGTATGACAAAATTAACTTGCATTTTTTGTATTTGAGTAAAAATGTATAACTCATATTGAACAGCCTTTGTGATGGGTGGTCGTCATCAACTTGAACAACTCTAatggtaaaattataaaatgtatgacAACCTTTTATTTGAGATTCCATTCCGAATTATAGTTTTCAGACTTAAGTCACTTTAAAAAGAGCTGTTCAAAGCattagttaaatataaatatcaattatatataattttcctttctcaaaGAAAGCAATGACCTCTGATGTTTGCTGGGTGTTTTCTAGGCAATATATGAAATGTCCCGGGGTGAACAGGATTTAATTGAGGATCTCAAGCTTGCAAGAAAGGTTAGTAGATCATTTTTTATCAGGAacccaagtttttaaaaattacatttcaaaaaattctGAAGAATAGGTTTATTAACCTTTAAAAATAGTAAAGGAGAAAATATCTACTGATAAATATAGTTTTGGGATGAGATTTAGACATCTCTCTTCAAATGAGTATTAGAGAGCCTTTGGGGGGATTGATATATACTTTAATTTCTTCTATGTGTGGCAAACAGAGTCCACACTAGCTTTTATGTATTCGTATACTTTCAGGTGCATCACTCATCACATTTGCTTTGCTTGATCTTTGTATGACACATTTCTCCCTCTGATTAGGCCTACCATGACCCCATGTTAAAGTTGTCTATCATGTCAGAAGAAGAACTCACACACATATTTGGTGATTTGGATGCTTATATACCTCTGCATGAAGGTTAGATATACTACTTAATTTTCATAAGTATCTAAACAGCAGTAACACaagtaattttaaatctaaacaaGTAATGTAGTTCTCacctattttaaaatctttgttccttttgttttttttgcactTCAGATTTGTTGGCAAGACTAGGAGAAGCCACCAAGCCTGATGGAACAGTGGAACAGATCGGGCACATTCTTGTGAACTGGGTACGCATAGAGTTGTTGATCCCCCTCAACTTTTTGTAGATTTGCCCTACAACAGTTTTTGATGGATATCAAAACAATTTGATTGCATAACTAGATTCTACAAACAGAAAAGGCACTAAAACTAAGTAATTGTATGATAAAAAAAaggttacctttttttttaataaataaataaaacttcattaatGGTATAGTTTAATCatgttacaaatatatttacagaTATGTTCCTGCTTGGACAGAATTTCCACATTATATGCTGTTGATTACCTGTTGCATTCCTTCACTTAAAAATTCAAGTGCCTGCTAAATGCTAGATACTATTCAAGGAAGGGACACTGGGGATTCCATAGTGAAAGACCTGCATTTATACCCTTGTATAAATAGTTGAGCCCATAAACAGTCTCAGGGTCAGTGAAGAATGTGATTAAAGATGCTCAGGTGTCCTAGAACTCCCAACAACTGACATCAAAGTGAGATTGGGGGAGTAGAAGTCATATGAGTGAGTCTTTAATTGAATTTAGCCAACTTAAGGAACTCATCCAAGAGTGTTGTGATGTTGGTCCAGAATACTTTTCTGCTCCCATTATCATCTCTAGAAAATGTCGACAGCTTGTTAAAACTCAAGCATAGCTATACTGTCATTCTGCATTTCATGTTCACAGGCTTATGGATGCACTCGGTCATAGCAGGAATGCATcttacttgtttttattattcttcaGTTACCAGGCTTGAATGCCTACAAAGGCTATTGCAGTAACCAGCTGGCAGCCAAAGCTCTTCTTGATCAAAAGAAACAAGATCCAAGAGTCCAAGACTTTCTCCAGCGATGTCTTGAGTCTCCCTTCAGTCGAAAACTAGATCTTTGGAGCTTCCTAGATATCCCTCGAAGTCGCCTAGTCAAATACCCTTTACtgttaaaagaaattcttagacACACTCCAAAAGACCACCCTGATGTTCAGCTTCTGGAGGAAGCAGTAAGTAGTCCATTAAATGaatcctttatttttcattcatatacTGGGATGCCTTAGGAAAGTATAGAATGTACTCTGAAATCGTACATGTATTGAATCAGCATAGCAAagggttttattgtttttaagtaccaaataataaatgtaatgtgCACTAAGTAATAAGGAGATGCACGTCTGTCAtaattgtattttacatttatattttagtcTAGGGACTGGGTTTTAATCTAGTTTTTTCCGCTAGCTGTTAACTTCAGACAAATCACCCAGTTTGAGactgtttttcttcatttgtataatGAAAGGACTGACTGAATTAATTGATTCAAGCCTTTAATTCTGTCATTTCATGTGACATTATTACTCCATAAGGAAGCAGGATAAGTTAATATACAAAAGTTACTCATccatttcttaattatttgtaGGTAGTGATAATACAAGGAGTTCTCTCCGATATCAACTTGAAGAAAGGTGAATCTGAGTGCCAGTATTACATTGACAAGCTAGAATATCTGGATGAGAAACAGAAGGATCCTAGAATTGAAGCAAGTAAAGTGCTTCTGTGCCACGGGGAGCTGaagaataaaaatggacatgtaaGTACATCTCAGTACTAACAGGAAGTAagccattattttccttttcacacCCAGCTTAACTTTTTGCATGTAAATTATGAAGCAAGTTTGTGAAAGTAAATTCATAGCATAATGAAAGAAGGTAACTGATTTTTATTCTGTTATCAGTTTTGATAAAGCAAGCATTTGTTTTCTACAGTAATAGAATAACTGACTTAAATGTCTCAGAGAAGAATTAGTAATATTCATTTTCCAGTTTTGAAGTATAAATCAATTTGTTTAGCTAAGGGTTCTTTCCTAAGTTCTGTaatgtttaataaaaagaatCCTTTAAGAGTATAGAGTTATGGAAGTAGTTTTTAGCACTACTCAACAAATTTCTACAACAGATTGAATGGaagcaaatttatttttgaaatattatttacaaaagtacctactaggggctggggatgtggctcaagcggtagcgtgctcgcctggcatgcgtgcggcccgggttcgatcctcagcaccacatacaaagaaagatgttgtgtctgccgaaaactgaaaaataaatattaaaaaaaaattttaaaaaaaaaaagtacctactAGAACTAAGTTTAGTcgtgaaataatattttcattttattatatgctGTTTAAAAGCACAGTGTGTAAGTTGAGGCCTACTTAGAAAAGTTGAAAGCTGACATCTCCGATTTCCATCACAAGGCATAATTGTTTTACAAAGGTTTGAATTTCTGTGGACAAAATGGAACCATTAACATTCATCTGGCTTGCATTTTTTAATTCCTACtattttagaaaactgaaatgaaataGTGGCGATTCAAGTCATGAGACTGCTAATAGGTCTTTGTGATGCATAGTTTACTCAACTGTTGCCTGATAGcacacaacaataaaaaaaaaaaaattatcaagtcTGGATTGAGTTTTCCAAATAAAACATGCATAGTCATGAAATCACTATTTTATAAAGTCAGAGAAAGATCTTAGTTAAATAAATTTGATGAAATTAGTAATGTCAAATCAAGTTTTTAACAGTATATTTCAGTCACTTAAAATCAATGaagtttcatatttaaaaaacacttgTTTCTCATTTCTCTAGAAACTTTACATATTCCTGTTTCAAGACATCTTGGTTCTGACCCGGCCTGTTACACGAAATGAGCGCCA of Marmota flaviventris isolate mMarFla1 chromosome 12, mMarFla1.hap1, whole genome shotgun sequence contains these proteins:
- the Net1 gene encoding neuroepithelial cell-transforming gene 1 protein, with product MVAHDDIGGLLPIKRTIRVLDVNNQSFREQEEPSNKRVRPLARVTSLANLISPVRNGAVRRFGQTIQSFTLRGDHRSPASAQKSSSRSTVPTPAKRRSSVLWSEMLDISMKESLTTREIKRQEAIYEMSRGEQDLIEDLKLARKAYHDPMLKLSIMSEEELTHIFGDLDAYIPLHEDLLARLGEATKPDGTVEQIGHILVNWLPGLNAYKGYCSNQLAAKALLDQKKQDPRVQDFLQRCLESPFSRKLDLWSFLDIPRSRLVKYPLLLKEILRHTPKDHPDVQLLEEAVVIIQGVLSDINLKKGESECQYYIDKLEYLDEKQKDPRIEASKVLLCHGELKNKNGHKLYIFLFQDILVLTRPVTRNERHSYQVYRQPIPVQELVLEDLQDGDVRMGGSFRGAFGNSDKAKNIFRVRFQDPSPGQSHTLQANDVFHKQQWFNCIRTAIAPFQQAVSPPELQGLPELHEECEENNPSAGNLRAQRRASTVSSMMQVEGDENASEFSSSLQVADTKSAKTHRTQAGFRRARDKAQLCGKRKETLV